The sequence below is a genomic window from Rhodococcus sp. 4CII.
GCAGTTTAGTGCACGACTCCACACCGCAATGCCATGCCGCGGAAATACGCGGCGACCGGGACGGGGAACAGCGCCGCGACGTCGTCGCCTAGCGTGGACGGCATGGTCGATATCGCTGTCATACAGTTCGCTCCCGGTGAGGACAAGCAGGAGAATCTGCGCACACTCCGCACTCTCGCCGCCGAGGCCGCGGGCCGGGGCGCGAAGGTCGTGGTGGCGCCCGAGTACGCCATGTTCACCGCACCGCGAACGGACGAGCGGATCGTCGAATCGGCCGAGGGCCTGGACGGGCCGTTCGTCACGGGCCTGGCCGCGACGGCGAAGGAACTCGACGTCCACCTGGTGGCCGGAGTCAACGAACAACTGCCCGGGGACGATCACATCTCCAACACCCTCGTCGCGATCGGACCGGGCGGCGACATCGCCGCCACGTACCGCAAACTCCACCTGTACGACGCGTTCGGCTACAAGGAGTCCGACGTGATCCGCGCGGGTGAGATCGGCACCCCGGAGACCTTCGCCGTCGACGGCCTCACGTTCGGCATGCAGACCTGCTACGACCTCCGGTTCCCCGAGGTCACCCGCCGCATCGTCGACGCAGGCGCCGACGTGCTGCTGCTGCCCGCACAGTGGGTGCCCGGACCGCTCAAGGAGGACCACTGGTCCACACTCGTGCGGGCCCGCGCCATCGAGAACACGGTGTACGTGGCCGCCGCCGACCAGAGCGCGCGAACGGGCGCCGGCAACAGCATGATCGTCGACCCGATGGGTGTGGTCGTCGCGTCACTCGGTGAACGGGTGGGCGCCGCGGTCGCCGCGGTGGACGCGGACCGGATCACCGAGGTGCGGGAGAAGAATCCCGCCCTCGCCCTGCGCCGATTCACCGTGACCGAGATCTGACCGACGCGATCGGGAGTAGCGTCGAAGTCGAAGCGTTCTCCCCGATTCACGGAGCGTTCGATGCTGTACACCAGTCGCGCCGACGCCGGTCGCCGACTGGCCGCCGCACTCGGCCACCTGCGCGGCACCGACCTGGTGGTGCTCGGTCTGCCACGCGGCGGAGTGCCGGTCGCCTTCGAGATCGCCGCCGCACTGTCGGCCCCCCTCGACGTCGTGCTCGTCCGCAAACTGGGTGTCCCGTGGCAGCCGGAACTCGCCATGGGCGCCATCGGCGAGGGCGAGTCCCGGGTGATCAACGACGACGTTCTCCGGATCGCGCGGATCAGCAAGACCGCGCTCGCCATGGTCGAGGCGAAGGAGCGCCACGAACTCGCACGGCGGGCCCGGGTGCTGCGGGGCGGCAGGCCGCGCACGTCTCTGAAGGGCCGTACGGCCGTTCTCGTCGACGACGGGATGGCCACGGGCGCGACCGCGGCGGTGGCCTGCCAATCGGTGAAAAAACTGGGCGCGGCGCGCGTGGTCGTCGCCGTCCCGGTTGCCGCGCCGGAGGCAGTCGGGCGCCTCCGGGTGACCGCCGACGAGGTGATCTGCCCATACACCCCAGCCGATCTCGGCGGCGTCGGCGCTGCGTACGACGATTTCCATCAACTCTCGGACAGCGAGGTCACAGAACTGCTGGCCTCCCTCTGACGGTCGTTCTCGAGGAATCTTCAGCTCCGGTGCAACGTTCCCGAAGGCCCTGTCGATACACCGGACAGAGCACAGAACAGACTGCCTTTGGAGGATCTCGTGACCGTCTCTGCCGATACCATCGAAACCGTCGTCACCGCCTGCCGCGACCGATTGGGCGACCCCTCCGGCTGGGTCACCTCCGATGCCTATCGGCACAGCCTCGCCCTCTGCATCATCGAATCGGTGCAGTCGAGCGCAGGCCACAGCGAGGTCGCCGTCGTCGACCGTTACCTGGCGTACCGGCGGGCACACCCCGATCAGCCCCTCACCGACGGTGCCCGCGACCTGCTCCGCACGTTCGAGGAGGCAGGCAGCTCGGATCAGTGGGCGGGCAAGGTCGGCTCGTACAAACGGCGGTACACCGCCACGGGGGTGCCGATCGAGGCTCGGCACATCCAGCAGGCGGCCGAGCGGCTCCACCAGCTCCGCATCAACAGCATCGACGACCTTCTGGAGGCCGCGCGCGACGAGGCCGCCCTGGAGCAGATCCACGACGCCTGGGTCGAGGTGTGTGGTGAGAGCAGCGACGTCACGTGGGCACACTTCCTGATGCTCGCCGGGATTCCCGGGGTCCGGCCGAACCGGGTCGCGGACGTCTTCATCAGCGGCGCGCTCGGCATCTCCGAGGCCACCGACGACGGTCGTGCCGACGAAATCCTGGAGGCGACCGCGACCGAGCTCGGCGTCGATCCGGATCAGCTGAACTACGCGATCCGGCGGTGGCTGTCGGCGAACTCGCGCCGCCTCGAAGAGGCCGCCTGAGTTATCAGTTTACGTCGAGTTACACTTATCTCCGCTGGTCAGAACAGAAGTACACATAACGGACATCGACCCTGGTGCGAAATCAGGACAAATGTGATCGAATGCACATCCGTCATGTCGTTTCAGTGGAGGGGTCATAGTGCGTGAATTCTCGGTACCGCAGTCGTTCTCAATTCCGGAGGACGCCTCCATGGCGGACACGGTCTTCCGTCATGCCGAGGAAGACCCGAAGTTCGTGCCATTCAAACGCCCGGGTGACGGCGGCTGGGTAGACGTCACCGCCGCCGAGTTCGCGGAGCAGGTCTCCGCCGTCGCGAAGGGTCTCCTCGCGTCGGGCGTCGAACTCGGTGACCGCGTCGCGATCCTCTCGGCGACCCGCTACGAATGGGTCGTCATCGACTACGCGATCTGGACGGCAGGCGGCTGCACCGTCGCGATCTACGAGACGTCCGCGCCGGATCAGGCGAAGTGGATTCTCGAGGACTCCGGCACGTCGCTGCTGGTCGTCGAGAACGCGAAGCAGGCCGACGCACTCAAGGTCGTCACCGAGGCCGCGCCGGATCTGCGTGAGGTTCTGCAGATCGAAGGCGGCGCGATCGAGGAACTGTCGAAGCGCGGCGAGAACGTGACCGACGAGCAGTTGCACGAGCGACGTCACCAGGTGCGCGCGTCGTCGCCCGCGACCCTCATCTACACGTCCGGCACCACCGGCCGCCCGAAAGGCGTGCAGCTGACCCACTCCAACTTCTACGCCGAGTCGGCGGCCGTGAAGCTGGCGCTGAACGACGCGATGTACGCGGGCCGGCGCACCCTCATGTTCCTGCCACTCGCACACGTCTTCGCCCGCGCCATCTCGTTCGGTGCGTTCGACGCCAAGGTCACGGTCGCGCACACCGCCGACCTCACCACGCTGCTCGACCAGTTCGCCGCCTTCAAGCCGCACTTCATCCTGTCGGTGCCGCGCGTGTTCGAGAAGGTCTACAACTCCGCCAAGCAGAAGGCGTACGACGGCGGTAAGGGCAGCATCTTCGAGAAGGCGTCCGCGACCGCCATCGCGTTCAGCGAGGCGCAGGACAACGGCGGCCCCGGTCTGGGCCTCAAGCTCAAGCACGCCCTGTTCGACAAGCTCGTCTACTCGAAGCTGCGCACCGCACTCGGTGGCGAGTGCGACCGCGCCGTCTCCGGTGGTGCCGCGCTCGGCGCACGCCTCGGCCACTTCTTCCGCGGAATCGGCGTCCCGGTCTACGAGGGCTACGGCCTCACGGAGACCAGCGCCGCCGTTTCGGTGAACACCACCCGCGCCCAGAAGGTCGGCACCGTCGGGAAGCCGATCGACGGTCATGCCGCGAAGATCGCCGAGGACGGCGAGCTGCTGCTCAAGGGGCCGGTCGTGTTCGGCGGTTACTGGCACAACGAGCAGGCCACGGCGGATTCGATCCGAGACGGCTGGTTCCACACCGGCGACCTCGGCTCGATCGACGAAGAAGGCTACGTCTCGATCACCGGCCGCAAGAAGGAGATCATCGTCACCGCCGGCGGCAAGAACGTGGCGCCGGCAGTCCTCGAGGACGCTCTGCGCGCGCACCCGCTGATCAGCCAGTGCCTCGTGGTCGGCGACGGCAAGCCCTTCATCGGCGCGCTCATCACCCTCGACTCCGAGACCCTGCCGGGCTGGAAGGAACGCCACGGGCTGGCCGCCGACACCCCCGTGTCCGAGCTGGTCAAGCACCCCGATCTGGTCGCCGAGATCGACGAGGCCGTGGCCGAGGGCAACAAGAAGGTGTCCAACCCCGAGCGGATCAAGAAGTACCGGATCCTCGAGGTCGACTTCACGCAGGAGACCGGTGAGCTCACGCCGACGCTGAAGCTCAAGCGGAACGTCATTCACAAGGAGCACGGCGCCGCCATCGAGGCCATCTACGCGTAAGCGGCTCCGCCGCCCGTGAGTGGCCGGGGAGTGCACAGGAGTGCACAGACTCCTCGGCCACTCACGGGCGTGTCGCACCCAGGACGAAGTCGCGGACCACCGCCGTCACGGTGGCGTGGACCTTCTCGTGGAGCAGGTCGTGTCCGGCATCGTCGAACTCCCGGAGTTCGAGGCCGCGGACCCCCGCAGCCCAGTCGCGGACGGGATCGATCGGTGCGATGCGATCGTCCACACCGTGCACCGCGAGCAGCGGCATCCCCACCGACCCGAGCGCCTCCGCCGTCTGCGGCACCGCGGCGGTCTTCGGCATCCCGCACAGAATCGCGCACCGGAAACCGGTGTCGCCGCGCAGGAGAAGTTCCAGCGAGACCGCGGCGCCCAGGGAGTGCCCCATCAGCGCGAGCGGGACGTCCGGCGCGTGCTGCCCGGCGAGCCGGGTGAGAAGCGCGGCGTCCTCCGCCAACTCGGCGACCGGCCCCGGATGGTCACCCTCCGACAGGCCGTGGCCCGCCTGGTCGATACCCCACACCCCGATTCCGGCGGACGTCAGTCCACGCGCGAACCGGTGATAGTGACCCGTGTGCTGACCCATTCCGTGAAGAAACACGAGCTGAGCGACCGGTCCACCCACCGCACTCCAGTGCCGGTAGTGGATCAGCCCGGAGTGGCCGTCGAAGAAAGGCATGGCTGCCATTCTGGGCCTGTCGCCCCCCGATGGCACAATCGGCCTGTGTTCCTCCTCGACGACACCATCGTCTACAGCGCCAGCGACCTCTCGGCGGCCGCCACCTGCGAGTTCGCGTTGCTACGGCGGTTGGATGCCACGCTCGGGCTCGCCGGCGCCGATTCGCCGGGCACGTCGGCCGACGACGATCCCATGCTGCAGCGGACGTCGAGCCTCGGCGACGCCCATGAACATCGGCGGCTCGCGCGGTTCCGCGCAGAGTTCGGCGACGGGGTGATCACGATGGAGCGGCCCGAGTACACGCGAGTGGGCCTGTTCGACGCCAACCTGGCCACCGTGGAGGCGATTCGCGGCGGCGCCGACGTCGTGTACCAGGGCACCTTCTTCGACGGCCGCTTCCTCGGTTTCTGCGACTTCCTCGTCCGCGACGGCGACACGTACGCCGTCTACGACACCAAATTGTCGCGGCACGCGAAGGTGCCGGCACTCCTCCAGCTCGCCGCGTACGCGGAAGCCCTGGCCGACAACGGAGTTCCGACGTCACCGGACGTCCACCTCCTGCTCGGTGACGACAGCGACTCCGCACACCCGCTCGGCGACATCGCTCCCGTGTATTCGGCTCGGCGGTCGTCGCTCGAACGAATCCTCGACGAGCACCACGACGAAGGAACGGTCGCGGAGTGGGGCGACCCCCGGTACACGGCCTGCGGCCGGTGTGACACGTGCACCCCGGAGGTGGAGCGGCACCGCGACCTCCTGCTGGTGGCGGGCATGCGGTCGACCCAGCGGAGCCGGCTGCTCGCGGCCGGGATCGGGACACTCGACGCGCTCGCCGCGCATTCCGGCGGAGTCGAGGGGCTTCCCGACCGCACCCTCGAATCGCTTCGCGCCCAGGCCGTTCTGCAGTTGCGTCAGGAATCCACGGGTACTCCCGAATTCCAGGTGTACGCCCCGCAGGCGCTGGGCGGGCTGCCGGAACCGGACGACGGCGACATCTTCTTCGACTTCGAGGGAGACCCGTTGTGGGCCGAGAACGGCTCGACCGACTGGGGTCTCGAGTACCTGTTCGGGGTGGTCGAGGGTCCCGCCGGCCACGCCGTGTTCCGGCCGTTCTGGGCGCACGACCGCGCCGAGGAACGGCAGGCCCTCGTGGACTTCCTCGACTACGTGACCGCGCGTCGTCAGCGGCACCCGAACATGCACATCTACCACTACGCCGCGTACGAGAAGTCGGCGTTGCTGCGACTGGCAGGACGGCACGGCGTCGGGGAGGAGACGGTCGACGCCCTGCTGCGCGACAACGTCCTGGTCGACCTGTACCCGGTAGTGCGCGCGTGCCTGCGCATCGGCGAACGTTCGTACAGCATCAAGAAACTCGAACCGCTGTACATGCCGGAGCGACCGCGCGACGGCGACGTAACCAACGCCGCCGCGTCGGTGGTCGCGTACGCCGACTACTGCGATCACCGCGACAACGGCCGCGAAGACGAAGCACGCGCGTTGCTGCAGGGCATCGCCGCCTACAACGAGTACGACTGCGATTCGACGCTGCGACTGCGGGACTGGCTGATCGGCCAGGCGGAGACGCACGGCGTGCTCCTCCGCCCGCCCGGTGACGAACCCACCGCGGTGACCGAGGACTGCACGCCTGCGGAGGCGGCGTTGCGCGAGTTCGCCGGGCACGGTCCGAGCGAGCACCGGGGCCACGATCAGCAGGCGGCTGCCCTCATGGCGGCGGCGGTCGGCTATCACCGCCGCGAACGGAAACCGTTCTGGTGGGCGCACTTCGATCGGCTGACCGTCCCGCACGACGAGTTGTCGGACATCCGGGACGTCCTGGTGGTGTCGTCGGCGGTCGTCGAGGAGAACTGGCACAAGAGCACGCCGCGGCAGCGTAAGCTGCGCCGGCGACTCGAACTCACCGGCCGGTTCGGCACCGGGAGCACCGTGGGACCAAAGTCCACGATGTACGCGCTGTACGACGCTCCCGCCCCCGAGGCCGTCGCGGGCGACAATCCGCAGCAGCGGGGAACATGCACGGTCAACGTTCTCGAGGTCGGGAAGGACGGCCGCCGCCGCGACGTGGTGATCGTGGAGGAACTCCTGAACGGCGAGGAGTACGGGCAACTTCCGACGGCGATCACCCCGGGCCCGCCGATCACGACCGATCGCATCGAATCGTCCATCGCCGTGGCCGCGGACGGCATGTGCTCGCCGCTGCCGGACCTCCCGCGGTGCGCGCCGGTCGACATTCTCCGGCGATCCGACCCGCGCACGCGGAGCGGGAACCCGCTTCCGCCCGTCGACGGGACGAACTATGCGGGCGCGATCACCGCGGCGCTCCTCGACCTCGACGCCTCGTACGTCGCCGTGCAGGGTCCTCCCGGCACCGGCAAGACGTACACCGGGGCCCGGGTGATCAAGGCACTCGTCGAGCAACACCAGTGGCGGATCGGTGTTGTCGCGCAGTCACATTCGGTCATCGAAAACATGCTCGGCGGCGTCGTGAAAGCCGGCCTTCCCGCCGAGATGGTCGCGAAGAAGGACGGCAGGCATCGCTCCGCGACCTGGACCGACATCAGTTCCCAGGACTACCCCGGGTTCATCGGCCAGGCGAAGGGAAGGGGGTGCGTGATCGGCGGGACGGCATGGGACTTCGCGAACACCGACCGTGTTCCGCCCGGCAGCCTCGACCTCCTGGTCATCGACGAGGCCGGGCAGTTCGCGCTGGCCAACACCATCGCGGTGGGCGGCGCGGCCCGGAATCTGCTCCTTCTCGGCGATCCTCAGCAGCTCCCGCAGGTCAGCCAGGGCACCCATCCCGAACCGGTCGACGCGTCGGCACTCGGGTGGCTCGCCGAGGGACACGGGGCGCTGCCCGCGAGCCGCGGTTACTTCCTCGAACGCACATGGCGGATGCATCCGGACCTCTGTGCGCCCGTGTCGGCGCTCTCGTACGACGGCAAGCTGCGTTCACAGGAATCAGCCGGTGCCGCAAGACAACTCGGCGGCATCGAACCGGGCGTGCACACCGTCTTCGTCGATCATCAGGGCAACGCCACCCAGTCTCCCGAGGAATCGCGGGAGGTGGTCAACCGGATCACGAAGCTGCTCGGTTCCGACTGGACCGACCCCAGCGAGTTCGAGGGCACCCGCCCGCTCGACGAGTCCGACATCCTCGTGGTGGCGCCGTACAACGCGCAGGTCGGAATGATCGAACGCGACCTGGCCGCGGTGGGCCTCGGCAAGGTCGAGGTGGGGACGGTCGACAAGTTCCAGGGACGGGAGGCGGCCGTCGCCATCGTCTCGATGACGGCGTCCGCGATCGAGGACGTGCCGCGCGGCATGTCGTTCCTGCTGTCGCGCAATCGGATGAACGTGGCGGTGTCCCGCGGGAAATGGGCCGCGATCATCATCCGCTCGGAATCGCTCACGCACTACATGCCGAGCACCCCGGAGGGTCTCACCGAACTGGGCGCGTTCATGCGGCTCACCGGTCAGCCGAAGCACCGGCCTTCGCCGCGGTAGGTGGGTACCACGGTGCGGGAGCCGTCCGACTCGACGAGGTGGATGTCGGTGAACCGCTCGCACAACTCGCCTGCCTTGGCATGCCGGAACCACACGCGGTCGCCGATACCGAGTTCTGTTGCCACCGTTCCGGTCACGGGCGTCTGCACCTCTCCTGCACCCTCGTTGCGCAGGAGCTTCAGCCGGGGCGGCCACGTCGGCGTCGGCACCCGTCTGCGTCCCGCGGGACCGGAGGCGATGTAGCCGCCGCCGAACAGCGTCGCGATGCCTGGCGCCGGCTTGCGTACCGTCGACAGCGCGAAGTACAGAGCCGGGTGCGGTGAGAACGCACGGTACCGGTCGAAGAGCGTCGGCACGTACAGGCCCGAGCCTGCCGTCACCTCCGTGACGACCGGGTCCGCGGAGCTCACCTCGAGCGAGCCGGTACCCCCACTGTTGACGATCTCGAGCACCCCGACCTCCGTCTGCACGGCGTTCACCACGGCGCTGCGACGGGTGGCGAGTTCCTTCGCGGAGGCCCGTTTCATCCAGCCGACGGGTGGGCTGGAATCGGGAAGTCCGGCGATCTGCGCCTCGTAGAACATGACGCCGACGACGGCGAATCCCCGCGCCGCGGCGCGCCGCACGAACGCGGCGACGGCGGCCGGTTCGCGCAGCGGGGACCGGCGGACCCCGATGTGGAGAGGCCCGAGTCGGAGCGAGGCGTCCACGTCGACGCACAGCCGGGCACGGAGGGACGTGACGCCCGCCGCGGCGAGCAGGAAGTCGAGTTGGTCGTCGCTGTCGACCATCAAGGTGATCCGGTTCAGCAGGTCCGGGTCGGCGGCGAGTTCGGAGAGGGCCCCACGGTCGGCGGTCGGGTAGCCCATGAGGATGTCGGTTGCACCGTGCCGGGCCAGCCAGATCGCCTCGCGGAGTGAGTACGCCATGATCCCGCGGAAGCCGCCGGACGCGGTGAGATTCTCACCGAGGGCGACCTGGAGCACTGCGCGGCAGCGGACGGATTTGCTGGCGACCCGCAC
It includes:
- a CDS encoding carbon-nitrogen hydrolase family protein → MVDIAVIQFAPGEDKQENLRTLRTLAAEAAGRGAKVVVAPEYAMFTAPRTDERIVESAEGLDGPFVTGLAATAKELDVHLVAGVNEQLPGDDHISNTLVAIGPGGDIAATYRKLHLYDAFGYKESDVIRAGEIGTPETFAVDGLTFGMQTCYDLRFPEVTRRIVDAGADVLLLPAQWVPGPLKEDHWSTLVRARAIENTVYVAAADQSARTGAGNSMIVDPMGVVVASLGERVGAAVAAVDADRITEVREKNPALALRRFTVTEI
- a CDS encoding phosphoribosyltransferase; translated protein: MLYTSRADAGRRLAAALGHLRGTDLVVLGLPRGGVPVAFEIAAALSAPLDVVLVRKLGVPWQPELAMGAIGEGESRVINDDVLRIARISKTALAMVEAKERHELARRARVLRGGRPRTSLKGRTAVLVDDGMATGATAAVACQSVKKLGAARVVVAVPVAAPEAVGRLRVTADEVICPYTPADLGGVGAAYDDFHQLSDSEVTELLASL
- a CDS encoding heme peroxidase, whose amino-acid sequence is MTVSADTIETVVTACRDRLGDPSGWVTSDAYRHSLALCIIESVQSSAGHSEVAVVDRYLAYRRAHPDQPLTDGARDLLRTFEEAGSSDQWAGKVGSYKRRYTATGVPIEARHIQQAAERLHQLRINSIDDLLEAARDEAALEQIHDAWVEVCGESSDVTWAHFLMLAGIPGVRPNRVADVFISGALGISEATDDGRADEILEATATELGVDPDQLNYAIRRWLSANSRRLEEAA
- a CDS encoding long-chain fatty acid--CoA ligase — its product is MREFSVPQSFSIPEDASMADTVFRHAEEDPKFVPFKRPGDGGWVDVTAAEFAEQVSAVAKGLLASGVELGDRVAILSATRYEWVVIDYAIWTAGGCTVAIYETSAPDQAKWILEDSGTSLLVVENAKQADALKVVTEAAPDLREVLQIEGGAIEELSKRGENVTDEQLHERRHQVRASSPATLIYTSGTTGRPKGVQLTHSNFYAESAAVKLALNDAMYAGRRTLMFLPLAHVFARAISFGAFDAKVTVAHTADLTTLLDQFAAFKPHFILSVPRVFEKVYNSAKQKAYDGGKGSIFEKASATAIAFSEAQDNGGPGLGLKLKHALFDKLVYSKLRTALGGECDRAVSGGAALGARLGHFFRGIGVPVYEGYGLTETSAAVSVNTTRAQKVGTVGKPIDGHAAKIAEDGELLLKGPVVFGGYWHNEQATADSIRDGWFHTGDLGSIDEEGYVSITGRKKEIIVTAGGKNVAPAVLEDALRAHPLISQCLVVGDGKPFIGALITLDSETLPGWKERHGLAADTPVSELVKHPDLVAEIDEAVAEGNKKVSNPERIKKYRILEVDFTQETGELTPTLKLKRNVIHKEHGAAIEAIYA
- a CDS encoding alpha/beta hydrolase yields the protein MPFFDGHSGLIHYRHWSAVGGPVAQLVFLHGMGQHTGHYHRFARGLTSAGIGVWGIDQAGHGLSEGDHPGPVAELAEDAALLTRLAGQHAPDVPLALMGHSLGAAVSLELLLRGDTGFRCAILCGMPKTAAVPQTAEALGSVGMPLLAVHGVDDRIAPIDPVRDWAAGVRGLELREFDDAGHDLLHEKVHATVTAVVRDFVLGATRP
- a CDS encoding TM0106 family RecB-like putative nuclease, whose protein sequence is MFLLDDTIVYSASDLSAAATCEFALLRRLDATLGLAGADSPGTSADDDPMLQRTSSLGDAHEHRRLARFRAEFGDGVITMERPEYTRVGLFDANLATVEAIRGGADVVYQGTFFDGRFLGFCDFLVRDGDTYAVYDTKLSRHAKVPALLQLAAYAEALADNGVPTSPDVHLLLGDDSDSAHPLGDIAPVYSARRSSLERILDEHHDEGTVAEWGDPRYTACGRCDTCTPEVERHRDLLLVAGMRSTQRSRLLAAGIGTLDALAAHSGGVEGLPDRTLESLRAQAVLQLRQESTGTPEFQVYAPQALGGLPEPDDGDIFFDFEGDPLWAENGSTDWGLEYLFGVVEGPAGHAVFRPFWAHDRAEERQALVDFLDYVTARRQRHPNMHIYHYAAYEKSALLRLAGRHGVGEETVDALLRDNVLVDLYPVVRACLRIGERSYSIKKLEPLYMPERPRDGDVTNAAASVVAYADYCDHRDNGREDEARALLQGIAAYNEYDCDSTLRLRDWLIGQAETHGVLLRPPGDEPTAVTEDCTPAEAALREFAGHGPSEHRGHDQQAAALMAAAVGYHRRERKPFWWAHFDRLTVPHDELSDIRDVLVVSSAVVEENWHKSTPRQRKLRRRLELTGRFGTGSTVGPKSTMYALYDAPAPEAVAGDNPQQRGTCTVNVLEVGKDGRRRDVVIVEELLNGEEYGQLPTAITPGPPITTDRIESSIAVAADGMCSPLPDLPRCAPVDILRRSDPRTRSGNPLPPVDGTNYAGAITAALLDLDASYVAVQGPPGTGKTYTGARVIKALVEQHQWRIGVVAQSHSVIENMLGGVVKAGLPAEMVAKKDGRHRSATWTDISSQDYPGFIGQAKGRGCVIGGTAWDFANTDRVPPGSLDLLVIDEAGQFALANTIAVGGAARNLLLLGDPQQLPQVSQGTHPEPVDASALGWLAEGHGALPASRGYFLERTWRMHPDLCAPVSALSYDGKLRSQESAGAARQLGGIEPGVHTVFVDHQGNATQSPEESREVVNRITKLLGSDWTDPSEFEGTRPLDESDILVVAPYNAQVGMIERDLAAVGLGKVEVGTVDKFQGREAAVAIVSMTASAIEDVPRGMSFLLSRNRMNVAVSRGKWAAIIIRSESLTHYMPSTPEGLTELGAFMRLTGQPKHRPSPR
- a CDS encoding amino acid deaminase/aldolase; its protein translation is MTPTLDRLIAATAEVDPPLAALDLPTLRANAADLVERAGGTPVRVASKSVRCRAVLQVALGENLTASGGFRGIMAYSLREAIWLARHGATDILMGYPTADRGALSELAADPDLLNRITLMVDSDDQLDFLLAAAGVTSLRARLCVDVDASLRLGPLHIGVRRSPLREPAAVAAFVRRAAARGFAVVGVMFYEAQIAGLPDSSPPVGWMKRASAKELATRRSAVVNAVQTEVGVLEIVNSGGTGSLEVSSADPVVTEVTAGSGLYVPTLFDRYRAFSPHPALYFALSTVRKPAPGIATLFGGGYIASGPAGRRRVPTPTWPPRLKLLRNEGAGEVQTPVTGTVATELGIGDRVWFRHAKAGELCERFTDIHLVESDGSRTVVPTYRGEGRCFG